The DNA sequence CAGGTATCTGGTGCTAAACAGCATACAAGGCCCCCTGCGAAGAGCCAGTAATAttgcaacaaagtccaaagtagctgtagcacacgattcagttttgtcaatgcaaaaagtgacttttattggctcattgcaaacttcaaaaacatggcaacgtttcgagccgcacagggccctttctcaagccttgagaaagggccctgtgcggctcgaaacgttgccatgagaaagggccctgtgcggctcgaaacgttgccatgtttttgaagtttgcaatgagccaataaaagtcactttttgcattgacaaaactgaatcgtgtgctacagctactttggactttatttctagGATCCAGTGATGAAAACAATGTGCAAAAGCAAAATCTTACCCAATGACACAGCTATAACATGCTGCTGAAGgggcataaaaaaataaaacagggattttcCTGGTATTCTCTGTGTTACACTGTAGGGATGCTCTGTTTTACAATGAACCCTtttctactgtatgtattacaGTAGGAAtgttcccccctctgaggcaaattggagaggcttcctctgaatcaactagcagttaggcaggttatatacaaaggttgaacttgatggacgtgtgtcttttttcaacctaactcactatgtaTAGCCTATGCAGTGTATCTAGCAATGCACAATACAGTTCTTGACAAGAGTGATAAAGCAAACATATAATACTTACAATAGTCTTCACATAGGAGTTTGGCCGCAGTGACTGTATGGTGCTTCCAGAATTGCCATCAATGCAAGATCGTGCACCATAAATCACGGTGATTGGAATGTCTAGGTGCATTTTATCAATACGCTGCAGCATTGGTCTTTGTGCCCAACCATATGGAACGGTCATATTCCTGAAAGCTGTCTCACCACTGTAAAGACAATCATTTGCCTAAGTAAATTAATACTGACTCAAATCAGCAATGCCAAAAAAActgtaaacaacaaaaaaatctaaatgcagTGCCCTACAAAGTATTCGCAGCTTGATCAATTCTTTAATTTTACTTGATTAAAGTCCTACACGTTTTCCATATGCAGTATGTTTACTTCTAAGCACAGAAAATAGACATAACActgttttctgttaaaataaaaaaaaaaaaaagttttacccaGTAATAATTTATTGGCTAATACAATACCACACTTTAATAATCCATATGCCACCAAAGCAGCTTGGTGGAGTGTGAAAAGCCAACCAAACTcgcatatgcatttatatacactatagggCCAAACGTATTTGGAGATCTGCCTGTCCAATAGCTTATTAAATCAAAAAGTATTAATATGTTAATACCTTCTATGTTATATGTTGGCCCTATCTTTGCTACTACAAACTCTGGTCTTCTGTGAAGGCTTTCCATTAGATGATATTGGAACAGATCTAAAAATGGCACAGAAGATAAAATATTCTTTGAAATGTGCCGAGGCCAACTATTTATGCTTTTTGTAGAACATATTTAAGCTACCATATTTTAGTTTAACAAACAATTAATATTAGAATATCAGTATTTTTTTGTACCATATTTCCTGTGGATCAAATGTTTACATACAATTTACTACAATTTAGTGGCACCACCATTTAATTGTTTAACTTGAataaaatgcttgaataaaaaGCATGTTGCTTGAATATTTGCCCATTCAACTTATGTAATAATTCTTCTATTTCCACCAGCACAGTGGGGGAAAAgtttaactatttatttttgaGGACAACTTTTCTCCCCCaacctggcaattttttttccctgcaaggGAGAACAGTGCAGTtggatttgtatttattcataagTAGGAGCTCCAtacactttttctttcttcaaccTTGTTCAGTATAATGAACATTTAGATTTTCAGCTCACCTAGGTGACTGTGCATTACAGTGGTAGATATATTCTGTTACTGTATCATCATCAAACATTGAGGAATACTTTTTCTTGAAATCTGGTCGCAAACGCTGGACAAGGCTTaaacctaattaaaaaaaaaaaacaggcattttaACGGGAGAGCAAATGTAATTGAAAAGTGAATTGATTAATGCAACTTTATAGTGTAGTGAAAAAGTCACAACTAGAATAGGTTGTAAAAACAGAACAAGTAGTAGAAAGACAGTAGACACAGACTAGAAGAacaacaaggttttttttataggtgAAAATGCCATGGATTCActtcccttgtacttgatcccaactaatatataattaatccttattgaaagcaaaacaagcctactgggtttattaatTGGGTtgcttatcaaaggtcgagtttatgaggtttgtgaagttttttctacctcgaataaactcacaactcaaatgtttgcttatttatgaaataaaCTCGATTTAATGCAATCAGGGGGGGAAAAAATCGAATTTATCGACTTTGAGCGTAAACCACCATAAAAAAACCaacaaatcttcaaatggttaaagggacctctcccattgacttatacatgtacaggttttagctggagtatttttggatttgggcttttagcagatttaaggtatgaagatccaaataagggaaagatctgttatctggaaaaccccaggtcccgagcattcttatACCAGTATAagctttaaatggaaaatatactaTGGGtagaaaacctgttatccggaatgctcaggatctggggttttctgcataagtgctttccataattaagatgaccataccttaaatctgctaaatatcatttaaacattaaacccaatagtattgtgttgccaccaatatggatttgtgtatCTTAAacaccatcaagtacaaggtatggttcaattattaaagagaaaaatacaatttttttttttaagaaaggagACTTATGTGATTAAAATTGCCTCTATAGCAGACTTCCTTCCTGAATTTTGAAGCTtgtaacgggtttctggataacagattacatACCAGTTTATGTAGAAGTAGGCTGCATATTGTCTATTTATGCTCAGTAAAACTTTATTGACATAGACTACTCTGccttatttatctcaatatttgtgtatatttatgaGTGATAACTGCTCTATGGTCTTGGACAGCTAATTGTTACTTTGATTGCAATAGAGCAGTTTATGATAGCCACAATCATATGTAGCAGCTCTAAGACTTGGCTGTAAAGTATTATTTAAATTTAGAATTGATCCGCTTTATAAAAacgcaaagaaaagaaaatggtaatTGCTCCAAATCAAATGAACCTCAAAATAGAGCTTTTCATAACTAtaacatagttaaaaaaaattacatgataGCATGACTTATGACTAAGTATGTCAAAGGTAAAATTTCAAAGGACTATTAAATTGGAAGCAGAAAAGATTATGATAGCTTAATCAGGTCAAAGTCTCTTCATAATATGTAGCACATCACAGGCAAATTTAGAACGTACTGGGAAATCAGGTTATTCTATTCCCACAATACACCTTTTAATTTAATATCAACAGTGACTAAATTGGAATTTTTAACTATAGTAATGATCGGCACTTCTCTCTGGTATTCACTGTATATTTCCAATAACAGCAGCATTGACTTACCTAAAGGTCCAGCTAGACGAAGCCCTGCTAGTGGATTAAATGGACTCAGCATAGCACCTACTGCTTTAATCCAGATCGGAATTGGTCTTCCTTCATCTGCATTATCAGGTCTGTCCGGGAATCCCCATGGCTCCACTAAAATAAGACTTTTCACCCTGTAGAAAGAAAGCTGTCAGACTTAATTTGATGAGAACAACAGTTAGCTGCTGCCAATGATTAAGATAAAAAACCCAGCTATTAGCACTTACCTTAATTAAAAGAacataaatagtaaataaaatagaaacaaatataaacagaaaaacaacacttgggggctcatttataaacaatgggcaaatttgcaacccatagcaaccaatcagtgattagctttttttcagtcagctgtagCTTGAACACtggaagcaacactgggttactgcccaggtgaaaatttgcccagtgtttataaacccCCTTGGGCTTTGAACGATCTCCCAAATGTTTTAATCGTGAACTGTTCTGTAAGTGATTCATGGTCCATGTGcaaaccttccccccccccccaaaaaaaaactattattcctAAAGCAGAGATATCTAATGGTCCGAACTGCATGGAGACACAAAATGTAAACAGTGCCCCAGCCTAGCAGGTCTTTCACCTGTCTGCAGGTCCTGCATCGCTTCTGAGACAGAGCTAGGCTTAGCACTGTTTAAGTAGGGAATTGTTAAAGCAGAGAATATTGACATTTAGTACAATTTTTTGACCTGTTCCCTAGAATGGCAGTGTTACTTTAAAAGTCACATTATTACAGAATAATGATAATACAAATACGTCACAGAAATGGAATACCTTTTGGGTGGGTGGACTGCCCTGGAATGCACCATGCTAAAGTCAACTTTACAAGCCTGTTTAGATCAGTAAGTATAAATTTTGGTATTAATAACTTACCGTGAAGGATACTTTAAAGAATAAGCAGAGGCCAAAAATGCACCAAGATTATGTCCAAGAAAAATCATTTTCTCCAGACCTAATTCCTTCCTCCACTCTTCGATCGACTGTACAAACTGTTCCTCAGCTTTCTCTGCATCTCCTTGAAAGTGTGGCCTACTACTGCGTCCAAATCCCAAGATGTCACATGCATAAACTGTCCTGTCTTGgcaaatgttttcaaagttgagCACCCACAGTCCAACCCCTCCACCAAATCCATGTAGCAGAACAAGTGGGGTTTTATTTGATAATGGTTGTTTAAATGCCAAGGTCCATACCTTATTTCCACCAGATATAAGTATGTGTTCTTTACTGTAAGTACGCGTTATACCTATACAAACAAGAAATAATCAAAGGTTGCTATTATTTTGGTAAGTGGTTAAATTGTTTAGTTGCAGTTAATAGCAATCTGTATTGATAAACATTTCTGGTATTTACCAGTTGACTTTCATGTAATTGGTATAAAGCTAATAACACTGCTCATATACATATAGAAAAGGAAAGTTACAAGGTTATACTAGTTAGCAGGTAGAAACAGATAACAGGTTCTTATCATGCAGTGTTGGAAAATAGCTTTACAGCATAAGGTGATTCAGCACCCTCTCCATGGACAAGAAATCAATAAGAAATGCATAGAAAGTGTTTGGACTGTGTGAGCAAACACAATATGATCTGCAATAAACAGCAATAAGTGTCTCCACTTTGTTCCACAATATTCATGTACCAACATAAGTAGTGGAATAAGCACAAGCCATTGCAGTACTTTTCTACAACACGACTGGTTTATTGATATGACATGTTTCAAGACCCAGTGGAACCTTTCTCAAGAATGACCTGCACATTGCATCAACCTTATTAACCATGTCTCAATGGAAGTAATCCCAAAATTGTGCTAAcctccccccccacccccaaaaaaaaatattgtgtgttAGCTGCAACCTACTCTTCAGCATtttctcttctgcttctttgAGATGAGGTATTGATGTAGGGCACCAGGCGGGAAGCCAACTGGAAAGCCACCCTGacctaaaatcagaaaaaataaatacattacaaaaacTGGACACTATCTAAAGTTCAAACCCTTCCGCACCACAGATCCTACAATGTACATGCTCTTATGATAATAACAATGCCTTAGGGTCTGTGTTTATCACTGCAGACTGTGCACTACCCCATGATAAACACAAGACTATACATGCATGTAAAACAGATTAGAAGACTGGATGGAAAATATAAGCTTCGTAATGAAAGAGGACGATGAAGTAAGCACCCTTGCTAAAGTATGGGATCCTTGCACACTGTTATTTGCCACCATGATGACTTGGCAAAATTAAAATTTCCCAGAAGATTAGGATCaactcatagaaaaaaaacaaaagtgacacccgcataattaattttaatgtttAGCACATCAGTGATGCATGTTTCTAGCTAATGTAAATTTAATGTAATGAAATTTGCATGTACAAAGAGTACCATATTCAGAACTGACCAAGTTTTGCACAAAGCTGATAAAACGGatgaaaaaaagactaaaaagaTTTCATTTCCTGGACTTTTTTGGTATTGCAAGTACCTACCCTTTAAATGCAATTCATTTTTTGGTTTCACATATAGAAGAAAACCACttgtttatatagcactacttacGACACTTCACTGTTTCAGCATCTTTCCATTTAAAGACACCGACATAGGCATCACTAAAGTGATACTGTATCTGTATTGAACTCTTTTGGCCTATTATAACATTACTTCATTAGGCCTTAATAACCTTTAAGAGTTGTCATCTATTAACAACGGcagagtttaaaggggtggtgttcacctttatgttaacttttagtatggtatagaatggccagttttaaacagcttttcaattgacctttcttatttttttttttttttatagtttttgaattttttgcctttatcgTTTtctactttcaaatgggggtcgctgacccaagCTAAAAGCAAATGCTGTGTATGGATACAAATTATTGGTATTGCTACCTtttctactcatctttctattaaggtccTCTCATATTcgtattccagtttcttattcaaataaatacatggttgatggggtaatttggcccctagcaactagattattgatattgcaaactggaaagctgctgaataaaaagctaaataactcaaaaaccacaaataataaaccaattgtaaattgtttcagaatataactCAACgccatactgaaagttaatttaacccctttaacaaaatctCTGACCCCCAAAATACGCAGAGAAAAATGgcaataagaaaaaacgcccatgcattaggacaaaaaagtaatatttaccaaattttttggcgaaacgggacagattcactaatcaCTAGCAGTCACTCAACAGTTACTCTTCTAAGTAACAAAGCGATGATCTGAAAATGAAGCTAAATTAACCCTAATAAGCAGGGGAAGCCAATCAATAAATTGCAAAAGgtttccagtttgcaacttccACAATCTGTAATGTCACCAAGAAATGGAGAACTGTGGAAGTCAAGGGAAGAATACaactttcagagagaaatgctcATATGAGGGCCAGAAACATCAGTATCTGAGGTATGCAAAACAGCATCTAGACAAGCCAGAAGCCTAAACATTTGCAATACAAACCCTTTTAATTAGCCACCAGAAAATCCAATGTGTTTTTCAAGATTTCCAGCAGTTacaatatttttctaataaaggtTTTGCTATTCAGAAAATTAGCCTTTACATGGAACTGTAGAGAGCACTCGGGATCAGACTGCTAGTGTTGCAAAATGAgaatttattttagtaaatatgcatttaaaaatgcagGACATGAGCGGTCAAGAACCACTGCCTGCTGAGGAAATGTTCTATTTTTGGATATCTAAGGcagagctgaaaaaaaaaaaaaaccacaatattTAATGCAGGATAAAAATAGTTGGAGAGCTTAGCAAATTGCATCATACAGAAGGGATCAGAATGAACAGGGACAGTTTGTACACGGATATATTCCAAGTACTTCTTTCAAAGAAGTTTTGGCAGACCGAAACTTCCAAGAATTTCATGTTTTCCCAATCCTCTACTGTGTAAGTGTGTTAGAACACCACCACCAAATGGTATTTATTTGTGAGTTCTGTGCAAACTGATTAGTGAAACACATCTGTATTGGATGCTATGTTAAAATTTATGGGATGGGATGGGTTATCCAGAaccccgttacccagaaagctctgaattacagaaagtccacctgccatattctccttttttttttaaaaaaaatgtggattatatgattataatggagtctataggagacagcctttctgtaatttggaattttctggatagcaggtttccgaattacagatcccatacctgtaataataaaagtatcttgtacttgataccaacgaagatataattaatccttattagaagcaaaaccacccttttgggtttatttaatgttaagacTTCCTAGTAAAcaaagcatgaagatccaaactacagaaagatcagttatcctgaaaaccccaggtcccaagtattctggataacaggtcccatacctgtacgtacATAAAGGTTGTAgttgcaattagggatgcatAGAAAGGTCACTTTTGGATTATAACCTTTCAGTCAAATCCCCacctttttttacagtttgtctGGCTGAACAAAATCTGCACACTAAATATCATGTAACTTTAGGTAACCAGACAACtaaaggcatacatttttttcatattttgctcAAATGCATTAGCAAATAAGCATCCATATTTAGTTTAGGATAAATGCAAATGCTTTGTGGCCTACTGTATATTCACCAAATAATAAAATGGTGGATTTGATGTAtctctaataaataataatactatttgcATGTTTTGGACAAATGGAATTGTATGAGATAAAGCAGtggttattttataaataagcaccgagaaaatcaaaatgttatattttagaaCAACCGGAACGTGCAGCAGGTCCCCTGCACATTCATTCCCAAGTGTTATATATGAGTAACTGGCTGTCACGGACATTAATCCCAGTAAAAGTCATTTACTAACCCTGGGCGCATTAGACAATAATCTATAGcaactataataaaataacattcattATTCTACATGCAGTAGACAGATAAAAGCGAATTGCTGATTGTTTTCTATATttctgcaggggtccccaaccgccgggctgcAGCCCAGAACCGCGACGAATTGGATGCCGGCACGCCAGAATTGGACACCGACCCCTCCCGACCCCCCTCAGTCCTTGCAAAAAATTGGCTCTACACCAGttcccgggccaaaaaaggttggggacagaTGTGTTACTGAACTGGGGCAAATTTCACAGTTTTAGTAAATTATATACCACAACATTTTCTATGTGTTACTGATGATAATAACTGCAAAAGCCGAATGAAACATTAAGATACCATTTAGtctgcattaaaataaaaatattccttGTGGCATTTTTGGTAACAAAATATTAACCCCATAGGATCTGCTCTGTGTTATTGATCATATGGAGACCACAAAATGCAGAATGTCACCATAAGGAACCAAACTAATCTAGGGCAGAGATGTAGATTCAGGTGGGCTCAGGCACACCTCTGTCCCTGCAGCTTTAATGGGAAATAATAGGACACCTATTCTGCCATGTTGTCCCTCTTTCCCTTAACTGTGTTGCTATCATTGTGTGATTTTAGTGCTCAGATGCCTGAAGTGCTGATAAAATCAGTTAATTCCCCAGTAAAGCAGCCCCATAACATTAAAAACATCCCCCTGAAACAATATTTTGCCTTGCATAGGCAGCAACAGAATTGTGGCTGAGATATAGTGGATATATTATGTCTGGTTATTAAATACTTCTGAGGTAATGTACTAATAAGGACAAAGGTTGCTAAAGTCTAGTACCACtttcaaccaatcaaattgtgctttcaaacagctgaccagtataTGGAACCTGGTGATTGGTTCTATGGGTCAAAAGacttgtagcaaactttgcaccttttattacactaATATCTTTGAGTTGTACAGTAGGCTTTTGCTCTCTATCCTATCAGATAGTGacatatagagagatagagaacAAGAAGCAGATGAAAATGAAAGGGAAAGTAAAAGCGAAGAAGCATTTTAATTCCTGATTGAATTTCCTTATGTatgaaattaaggggcagatttactaataatCAATATGGAACAGTAAATTCTAGTGGCTCCATAAAGACCACTGAaatttataaagtaaaaaatcAGATTGATATTCAATATAACTGAAGGCAAGTGACTTGCAGAAGTATTTCAAGGGAACATATAAGGGGATCATTCTATATTTCATTGGAACAAACCTATAGAATTAGCAGGGCTCTCTTTAAAACGTTTATATGccaaatatataatctatattttcAGCGTACACCCATCTATTTAACAACAATATGAAATAAAGATGTAGttgatgataaaaaataaaaaaaaattggccacacAGGTGGTAAACTGCCCTATCCTATTTAAGAAATGTTGGCTATTAGGGCAATTTGGCCTAATAGAGCTTTAGAGTGATATCTGTACAGGAATGCATAGATTTAATTCTTTCTAAAACCATGGATTTCTTGTTTTTTCAATTAAACTGAAAGGGAGATTAACATCATCTACTTCAAGACAATATAATTAATGTATAGCCTTTCAGTTGATGCAGAACGGTTTTCCCAACatctagagggttatttatcaaaggtcaaattttagagttatctaagcttttttagacctcgaatgaactcacaacttgaatggtttctattacaagaaaaaacttgaatgtaaaaaactctatCAGTGAATTCGGGGTTAACACTTGACCGAGTGAAAAAGcgaaacattacaaaaaaaaccgTGAACATtatgaaggttattaacatctccaaatgattCAAGGGGCTCTGCCACAGACcacgtgacctcgacaggttttagattcaagctatttccagggccagggtataataaatgtaaaaaaattctatattttttttaactcgaaaaaataggtttgttttataaacctgaaaaaaatatttttgacgcaaATAATACCatacaaaatttgtgttttccatggaaaaaacaactcgacctttaataaatctaacaCTTATTTTCTGGTTGGTCGTTTTTGAACAGATTTGGAACTTGGCCATCGGCACAGCAGTGTTCCAAGAAAACTATAGTGCAGAAGCAGTATAAAATTATGGAAAATTAATCTACTTAGAAATTCATAAGAAAAATTGAATGGAGGTTATCAAAAGAACCCTAAGAATGTGTATTAAGTTTTCAGAAGGATCTAAGTGCTCTTAAACTTTGCTTCTGCAAAGTTCTTGATGCAATCTGAACACAATTGATAACACACAGTGTGGCCGTTGGCTccattttgttgtacaggtatgggatccattatccggaaacccattatccagaaagttcagaattatagaatggctgtctcccataggcacCATTTAAGCCAagtaatcaaaatttttaaaaacttatcTGCCAACTTCTGTGCTTAGCATTTATCAGTATCAATTTCACAGCAAGAAACACACTTTTCTATTAACCATTTCCCTGCCAACAGAAATCTGTTTGCTGATCACCAAATTGCATATATTCTAGATTTCCTGGATTATATCTGCCCACACATGGCGATTGAAGTGCCAACAAAATGTTTTccagatccgttatccagatagaATCCTAAAAGCCTAAGAACAATATCCTTGTGTAACTTTGAAACATATCTAGTGTGAATATGCAAGGATCCGTAACCAGTAAGCATGCCTTTAATGAGCTGCTAAAAAGCCACACAAAGTCCTgcaaattaactcacaacttcAAAATACTACTTTCCAGTACAATAACTTGGAGATTAATACATGCCAGTGGCTAGACACAATAGAACCCTTATCACAAATATGATACTAAGGTTAATGGGCGACTTCTGCTAGAAAACTCTGGAATTTACACAAAGTTAATGGGGACATgtagcatattttaaaaaataaaaaaaaattagggatgcacaaaatccactattttggattcggccgaacccctgaatccttcatgaaacattcggccgaatagcgaaacaaatccgaatttgcatatgcagattagtggtttgaaggggaaaacattttttacttccttgttctatgacaaaaagtcacgcaatttccctccccgcccccaatttgcatatgcaaattaggattcggattcagtttggccgggcagaaggattcggccaaatccgaatcctgctcaaaaaggccgaatccagaaccaaatcctggattcggtgcatccctaaaaaaaatcatCACATAGCCTATGATAAATGATACATGCCAACTGATTTAGATCAGTTAAAAAGTCACCACTCATTCCATGGAAGCAGAAAAAGTGTGAGCATTTCAGCCAATCACA is a window from the Xenopus laevis strain J_2021 chromosome 6L, Xenopus_laevis_v10.1, whole genome shotgun sequence genome containing:
- the abhd5.L gene encoding 1-acylglycerol-3-phosphate O-acyltransferase ABHD5 isoform X2; protein product: MAEGSDMVSSYSERGLIGALRAAVWSFVSGWLSSWLPAWCPTSIPHLKEAEEKMLKSITRTYSKEHILISGGNKVWTLAFKQPLSNKTPLVLLHGFGGGVGLWVLNFENICQDRTVYACDILGFGRSSRPHFQGDAEKAEEQFVQSIEEWRKELGLEKMIFLGHNLGAFLASAYSLKYPSRVKSLILVEPWGFPDRPDNADEGRPIPIWIKAVGAMLSPFNPLAGLRLAGPLGLSLVQRLRPDFKKKYSSMFDDDTVTEYIYHCNAQSPSGETAFRNMTVPYGWAQRPMLQRIDKMHLDIPITVIYGARSCIDGNSGSTIQSLRPNSYVKTIAIRGAGHYVFADQPEDFNQKVTEICDSVD
- the abhd5.L gene encoding 1-acylglycerol-3-phosphate O-acyltransferase ABHD5 isoform X1; translated protein: MAEGSDMVSSYSERGLIGALRAAVWSFVYVPGGQPERESGWLSSWLPAWCPTSIPHLKEAEEKMLKSITRTYSKEHILISGGNKVWTLAFKQPLSNKTPLVLLHGFGGGVGLWVLNFENICQDRTVYACDILGFGRSSRPHFQGDAEKAEEQFVQSIEEWRKELGLEKMIFLGHNLGAFLASAYSLKYPSRVKSLILVEPWGFPDRPDNADEGRPIPIWIKAVGAMLSPFNPLAGLRLAGPLGLSLVQRLRPDFKKKYSSMFDDDTVTEYIYHCNAQSPSGETAFRNMTVPYGWAQRPMLQRIDKMHLDIPITVIYGARSCIDGNSGSTIQSLRPNSYVKTIAIRGAGHYVFADQPEDFNQKVTEICDSVD